One region of Priestia megaterium genomic DNA includes:
- a CDS encoding non-oxidative hydroxyarylic acid decarboxylases subunit B: MKIAVGITGATGAILGIRILELLKKASVETHLVMSSWAHATIKLETPYSVRQVEALADYCYSYQDQAAKISSGSFRIDGMIVSPCSMKTLASIRMGLADNLIARTADVMLKERKPLVLLPRETPLNTIHLENMLDLSKMGAILVPPMPAFYNKPETIDDIVTHIAVRTLDQLGIELPEAKRWNGIKHLSQGGK; encoded by the coding sequence ATGAAAATAGCTGTAGGAATAACAGGAGCCACAGGAGCTATTCTAGGTATTCGAATTTTAGAGCTTTTGAAGAAGGCTTCTGTTGAAACGCATTTAGTCATGTCGTCTTGGGCTCATGCCACAATTAAGCTGGAAACACCGTATAGCGTTAGGCAAGTAGAAGCGCTAGCAGATTATTGTTATTCATATCAAGACCAAGCAGCAAAAATTTCGAGCGGTTCATTTCGTATAGACGGAATGATTGTAAGTCCTTGCAGCATGAAAACATTAGCATCTATTCGAATGGGACTAGCAGATAACTTAATAGCAAGAACGGCAGATGTGATGTTAAAAGAAAGAAAGCCACTGGTGCTACTTCCTCGCGAAACGCCTTTGAATACGATTCATTTAGAAAACATGCTGGATCTCTCAAAAATGGGAGCTATCCTCGTGCCTCCTATGCCAGCTTTTTATAACAAACCTGAGACAATTGATGATATTGTCACGCATATTGCTGTTCGAACGTTAGATCAATTAGGAATTGAGCTTCCTGAGGCAAAAAGATGGAATGGAATTAAACATTTATCACAAGGAGGAAAATAA
- a CDS encoding LysR family transcriptional regulator: MELRQLHYFIVIAEELNVTKAAKRLHMAQPPLSRQLKQLENELGLLLFERNNNKRLLLTAEGELFLKRAKEIVQRVEKSVLEVQECKNVTNEKLEVGCTIYCASTVLDKLALIQKQYPNSTFNIYENEPAHLNELLTDGKIDVAVTTTDLPCQQVKTKTLAPDVFVVAVPKESSYATEKISVAEIASLPLILLRSNREISIYNRIIKEFKKMDITPTILCECHDSAMLLNLVCRGLGAAIVPYSMLSSFSLEHIKILSIEDNPFVIEPLVTWRTDSYLPKIAQEFLKLF, encoded by the coding sequence GTGGAATTAAGACAGCTGCATTATTTTATTGTCATAGCTGAAGAATTAAATGTAACTAAAGCAGCCAAGCGTCTGCACATGGCTCAGCCTCCTTTAAGCAGACAGCTAAAGCAGCTCGAAAATGAGCTGGGCCTTTTGCTTTTTGAACGAAACAATAACAAGCGCTTATTGTTAACGGCAGAAGGAGAGCTTTTTTTAAAACGAGCGAAAGAAATTGTGCAAAGGGTCGAAAAATCAGTATTGGAAGTACAGGAATGTAAAAACGTAACAAATGAAAAGCTTGAAGTCGGATGTACAATCTACTGTGCATCAACGGTTCTCGATAAGCTAGCTCTTATTCAAAAACAGTATCCAAACAGTACTTTTAATATCTATGAAAACGAACCAGCTCATTTAAACGAGTTGTTGACGGATGGAAAGATTGATGTAGCAGTCACCACTACAGACTTACCTTGTCAACAGGTAAAAACAAAAACACTTGCACCAGATGTCTTTGTTGTAGCAGTTCCCAAAGAAAGTAGTTATGCAACAGAAAAGATTTCAGTCGCTGAAATCGCTTCTCTCCCTCTTATTCTTCTTCGTTCAAATCGGGAAATAAGCATATACAATCGCATTATAAAGGAATTTAAAAAGATGGATATAACACCTACCATTTTATGCGAATGCCATGACTCAGCGATGCTTCTTAATTTAGTATGTCGTGGCCTTGGTGCTGCTATTGTTCCTTATTCGATGCTATCTTCTTTTTCACTAGAACATATTAAAATTTTAAGCATAGAAGATAATC